A region from the Cannabis sativa cultivar Pink pepper isolate KNU-18-1 chromosome 9, ASM2916894v1, whole genome shotgun sequence genome encodes:
- the LOC115724178 gene encoding uncharacterized protein LOC115724178 isoform X2, giving the protein MIINHLNQPFNYFPTFSTLTSTFTPLNLSLSYSTTLLCLSNSNNSSKPTSLASFKFKRFCAENDNIHQSSSQPQAVSLFLAQSLEFTATLILLKYTAKPQYHCMNLFKTNELSDERNWLLSSTMGLAFLFSLVVLTSFFLDGVLEPKVASNPILKEMLVSSDISKAACALVYCIITPLLEETVYRCFLLRSLSSTMKWQHAILISSAIFSLAHLSGENFLQLFIIGCVLGWSYCWTGNLCSSFLIHSFYNAMTLVITYLE; this is encoded by the exons ATGATCATAAACCACCTCAACCAACCTTTCAACTACTTCCCTACATTCTCAACCTTAACCTCAACATTTACTCCACTGAATTTGTCTCTCTCTTATTCCACTACTCTTCTCTGTCTCTCCAACTCCAACAATTCTTCTAAGCCAACCTCCCTTGCTTCCTTCAAATTCAAACGATTCTGCGCTGAAAACGACAACATCCACCAATCTTCTTCTCAGCCTCAG GCCGTATCATTGTTTCTGGCTCAAAGTCTAGAGTTCACTGCAACTTTGATTTTACTAAAATATACAGCAAAGCCACAGTATCACTGTATGAATCTCTTCAAAACAAATGAGCTATCAGATGAAAGGAACTGGCTGCTGTCATCAACTATGGGATTGGCATTTCTTTTTTCACTGGTTGTCCTTACATCATTCTTTCTGGACGGAGTCCTTGAGCCCAAG GTTGCAAGCAACCCTATACTGAAAGAAATGTTAGTGAGCAGCGACATCTCGAAAGCTGCTTGTGCCCTCGTATACTGCATCATCACTCCTCTTCTGGAAGAAACCGTTTATAGATGTTTCCTATTAAGATCACTTTCATCAACAATGAAATGGCAGCATGCCATTCTCATAAGTTCGGCTATTTTCAGTTTGGCTCACCTCTCTGGTGAGAATTTCTTACAGTTGTTCATCATTGGGTGTGTCCTCGGATGGTCTTATTGCTGGACTGGAAATTTGTGTTCTTCTTTTCTCATCCACTCCTTTTACAATGCTATGACACTTGTGATAACGTATCTTGAGTAG
- the LOC115724178 gene encoding uncharacterized protein LOC115724178 isoform X1, whose amino-acid sequence MIINHLNQPFNYFPTFSTLTSTFTPLNLSLSYSTTLLCLSNSNNSSKPTSLASFKFKRFCAENDNIHQSSSQPQTFSALSLDTPWDSGTVWSTMAFYMFTLHIPLSFGWFSVVAEILQQPNLDPQTEAVSLFLAQSLEFTATLILLKYTAKPQYHCMNLFKTNELSDERNWLLSSTMGLAFLFSLVVLTSFFLDGVLEPKVASNPILKEMLVSSDISKAACALVYCIITPLLEETVYRCFLLRSLSSTMKWQHAILISSAIFSLAHLSGENFLQLFIIGCVLGWSYCWTGNLCSSFLIHSFYNAMTLVITYLE is encoded by the exons ATGATCATAAACCACCTCAACCAACCTTTCAACTACTTCCCTACATTCTCAACCTTAACCTCAACATTTACTCCACTGAATTTGTCTCTCTCTTATTCCACTACTCTTCTCTGTCTCTCCAACTCCAACAATTCTTCTAAGCCAACCTCCCTTGCTTCCTTCAAATTCAAACGATTCTGCGCTGAAAACGACAACATCCACCAATCTTCTTCTCAGCCTCAG ACCTTCTCGGCACTCTCACTAGATACTCCATGGGACAGTGGAACTGTTTGGAGCACCATGGCCTTTTATATGTTCACTTTACACATTCCTTTGAGTTTTGGTTGGTTTTCTGTGGTGGCTGAAATACTCCAACAACCTAATCTTGACCCTCAGACTGAG GCCGTATCATTGTTTCTGGCTCAAAGTCTAGAGTTCACTGCAACTTTGATTTTACTAAAATATACAGCAAAGCCACAGTATCACTGTATGAATCTCTTCAAAACAAATGAGCTATCAGATGAAAGGAACTGGCTGCTGTCATCAACTATGGGATTGGCATTTCTTTTTTCACTGGTTGTCCTTACATCATTCTTTCTGGACGGAGTCCTTGAGCCCAAG GTTGCAAGCAACCCTATACTGAAAGAAATGTTAGTGAGCAGCGACATCTCGAAAGCTGCTTGTGCCCTCGTATACTGCATCATCACTCCTCTTCTGGAAGAAACCGTTTATAGATGTTTCCTATTAAGATCACTTTCATCAACAATGAAATGGCAGCATGCCATTCTCATAAGTTCGGCTATTTTCAGTTTGGCTCACCTCTCTGGTGAGAATTTCTTACAGTTGTTCATCATTGGGTGTGTCCTCGGATGGTCTTATTGCTGGACTGGAAATTTGTGTTCTTCTTTTCTCATCCACTCCTTTTACAATGCTATGACACTTGTGATAACGTATCTTGAGTAG